In the Parafrankia irregularis genome, TAGCCGTGCATGTTCCGCCCCGCCGCGTCGGGAAGCGGCTGGTCGAGGATGACCCTGCGCATCTCGCTCATGAGCACTTCGATGTCGGCTCGCCAGCCGCGGCCGGTGCGCTCGATCCGGATGTCGCCCATGACGTGGTCCCCGATCAGCGCGATCAGTTCGTCCCGGCTGGCGATGTGCCGGTAGAGCGAGGCGTTGCTGGTGCCGAGCCGCTCGGCGACGGCGCGCACCGTGAGGGCGTCCAGCCCGTCCTCGCGCAGGACGTCGAGGGCGGCTCCGATGATCCGCTCGGTGGACAGCCCGCCGAGCCGCGGCCGCCGGCGGCGTTCGAGGTCCGAGCGCTGGATCCACCAGCGGGCCGAACCGGGCTCGTAGCCCACGGATGCGCACGCCACGAGGCCGTCCGAGTCCACCTGGACAGTATGCAAGATCCGCTCCGATACTCACACGGCAGATAGGTGAATGCTGGTCGCATTGGGGCCGGCCGGCCCGGGCTGCCACCCGGATCAGCCACCCCGGCCGGCCGCCCTAGCCGGCCCGGTGCGCGGCGGCGAACGCACGCAGCTCGCGGGCGACGTCGGGGCCGGACGGCTGGTACATGATCTCGCTGAAGCCGGACGCGGCCAGCCTGTCGAGCCCGTCGCGGATGTCCGCGGGGGCCCCGACCATTGTCCGGGTATCGATGTGGTCCAACAGAAGGTGGTCTCGCTCGGCGAGGTGCGTGACGTGACCCTCGAAGCTGAGCAGGTGACGCTCACCCTCGGGTGCGAGCGCCTCCAGGGCCGCCCGCCACCGCTCGCCGCCGGGCAGCCGGTCCACCGCCGACGCTCCCCCGAGGGCGTAGGCGGTGTGCCAGGGGATCACCCGCCAGGGCCCGATGGCGGCGCGCACCCGGGCACACTCGCGGTCCTCGCCGGCGTCC is a window encoding:
- a CDS encoding TetR/AcrR family transcriptional regulator, producing MHTVQVDSDGLVACASVGYEPGSARWWIQRSDLERRRRPRLGGLSTERIIGAALDVLREDGLDALTVRAVAERLGTSNASLYRHIASRDELIALIGDHVMGDIRIERTGRGWRADIEVLMSEMRRVILDQPLPDAAGRNMHGYGPNMLRFVNAAVTAFDSAGLTRAEAVYTTIAMIELVAGAATIQRSRSGRSPSGVPAGAGFDELLDRLPPDDVAALRETGDVYLSAPVDAVFAHSMAIFLDGVTSRLPASH